From one Pseudomonas fluorescens genomic stretch:
- the guaA gene encoding glutamine-hydrolyzing GMP synthase, which yields MALDIHAHRILILDFGSQYTQLIARRVREIGVYCELHPFDMDDEAIREFAPRGIILAGGPESVHEADSPRAPQAVWDLGVPVFGICYGMQTMAEQLGGKVEGSELREFGYARVDVVGKSRLLDGIEDHVDADGVFGLDVWMSHGDKVTRIPEEFHILASTPSCPIAGMADDTRGYYGVQFHPEVTHTKQGGRILSRFILDICGCEALWTPSHIAEDAIAQIRAQVGTDNVLLGLSGGVDSSVVAALLHKAIGDQLTCVFVDNGLLRLHEGEQVMAMFAENMGVKVIRANAEEQFLGNLAGEADPEKKRKIIGRTFIDVFDAESNKLHNIKYLAQGTIYPDVIESAGAKSGKAHVIKSHHNVGGLPEEMNLKLVEPLRELFKDEVRRLGLELGLPYDMVYRHPFPGPGLGVRILGEVKKEYADLLRRADHIFIEELRKADWYHKVSQAFVVFQPVKSVGVVGDGRRYAWVVALRAVETIDFMTARWAHLPYELLETVSGRIINEIEGISRVTYDVSSKPPATIEWE from the coding sequence ATGGCCCTCGACATTCACGCTCACCGCATCCTGATCCTCGACTTCGGTTCCCAGTACACCCAGCTGATCGCCCGCCGCGTGCGCGAAATCGGCGTGTACTGCGAACTGCACCCGTTCGACATGGACGATGAAGCGATTCGCGAATTCGCCCCACGCGGCATCATCCTCGCCGGCGGCCCCGAGTCCGTGCATGAAGCCGACAGCCCACGCGCGCCACAGGCGGTCTGGGACCTGGGCGTACCGGTATTCGGTATCTGCTACGGCATGCAGACCATGGCCGAACAACTGGGCGGCAAGGTTGAAGGTTCCGAGCTGCGTGAGTTCGGTTATGCCCGCGTTGATGTAGTCGGCAAGAGCCGCCTGCTCGACGGCATCGAAGACCACGTTGACGCCGACGGCGTGTTCGGTCTGGATGTGTGGATGAGCCACGGTGACAAGGTCACCCGCATCCCGGAAGAATTTCACATCCTGGCCAGCACCCCGAGCTGCCCGATTGCCGGCATGGCCGACGACACCCGTGGCTACTACGGCGTACAGTTCCACCCGGAAGTGACCCACACCAAGCAGGGGGGTCGCATCCTCTCGCGCTTCATCCTCGACATCTGCGGTTGCGAAGCGCTGTGGACTCCGTCGCACATCGCTGAAGACGCCATCGCCCAGATCCGCGCCCAGGTCGGCACTGACAACGTCCTGCTCGGCCTGTCCGGCGGCGTTGACTCCTCGGTGGTTGCAGCCCTGCTGCACAAGGCCATCGGCGACCAGCTGACCTGCGTGTTCGTCGACAACGGCCTGCTGCGCCTGCACGAAGGCGAGCAAGTGATGGCCATGTTCGCCGAGAACATGGGCGTCAAGGTGATCCGCGCCAACGCCGAAGAGCAGTTCCTCGGCAACCTGGCCGGCGAAGCCGACCCAGAGAAGAAGCGCAAGATCATCGGCCGCACCTTCATCGACGTGTTCGATGCCGAGTCGAACAAGCTGCACAACATCAAGTACCTGGCCCAGGGCACCATCTACCCGGACGTGATCGAGTCGGCTGGCGCCAAGAGCGGCAAGGCCCACGTGATCAAGTCGCACCACAACGTGGGTGGCCTGCCGGAAGAGATGAACCTCAAGCTGGTCGAGCCGCTGCGCGAGCTGTTCAAGGACGAGGTTCGTCGCCTTGGCCTGGAGCTGGGCCTGCCATACGACATGGTCTACCGTCACCCGTTCCCGGGCCCGGGCCTGGGTGTGCGTATCCTCGGTGAAGTGAAGAAGGAATACGCCGACCTGCTGCGTCGCGCCGACCACATCTTCATCGAAGAACTGCGCAAGGCCGACTGGTACCACAAGGTCAGCCAGGCCTTCGTGGTGTTCCAGCCGGTGAAATCGGTGGGCGTGGTCGGCGACGGCCGTCGTTACGCCTGGGTCGTGGCCCTGCGTGCGGTCGAGACCATCGACTTCATGACCGCGCGCTGGGCGCACCTGCCGTACGAGTTGCTGGAAACCGTCAGCGGCCGGATCATCAACGAGATCGAAGGCATCTCCCGCGTCACCTACGACGTGTCGAGCAAGCCGCCAGCGACCATCGAGTGGGAATGA